In one Shewanella loihica PV-4 genomic region, the following are encoded:
- a CDS encoding M61 family metallopeptidase produces MKLAVPLILIFSPFFLSQAHADVNYRIDLTQPQHHLAKVEVDFPRSEAKQLSVNLPVWRTGKYQVLPLGDAIRHFRAEDESGRALAWQRSASGEWQVKLSQPTQVKVTYQLYANSLGQRVSHIDASHAYLDASGVFVYSPDFRDQKVNVSLKVPEAWRSYSGMESKDAHLFIADNYDVLVDSPIETGISQHRAFSADGRDYELVVWGEGNYDLDKMVEDLTKLSGQAKAIWSGYPFKRYVYMVHATSGASGATEHLNSTVIQRPRFSFRERKDYLGFIKTASHEFIHTWNVKAYRPQGLVPYDYQQEGITELLWIAEGSTSYFQSQLLLRAGVITPKEFLEDLARRITRNEQTPGREVQSVAEASAGQWVAGGGDYAQNHSSNIYAEGYLTSLALDFSLLSDTRLKTSYRDLHAKLYQDFKLPVGYQVSDVQQILRELSGKDYGDWWQRHVNSPLVLDYEALLAKAGLKKDYGSDNKAIAYAGMQTREGSLRLSHVKREGPAWRAGIVAGDELVAINGLKVTAEGFAARIKDFTPGDTIKVTLFSNDTLKEVALTLAEQPSEKLKLVSVDKPSRKQKAFFKAWLGIDWPFDGEGKLKK; encoded by the coding sequence GTGAAACTAGCTGTACCCTTGATTTTGATTTTTAGTCCTTTTTTCCTGTCTCAAGCTCACGCAGATGTTAATTACCGGATCGATCTCACCCAGCCTCAGCATCACCTGGCCAAGGTGGAGGTCGATTTTCCCCGCAGCGAGGCCAAGCAGCTTAGTGTGAATCTACCCGTGTGGCGCACCGGCAAGTATCAGGTGTTGCCCCTGGGGGATGCGATCCGCCACTTTAGGGCCGAAGATGAGTCAGGCAGGGCGCTAGCGTGGCAACGCAGCGCCAGCGGCGAATGGCAGGTGAAACTGAGCCAGCCGACTCAGGTCAAGGTCACCTATCAGCTGTATGCCAACAGCCTAGGGCAGAGGGTGAGTCATATCGATGCCTCCCATGCCTATTTGGATGCCAGCGGTGTATTTGTCTATAGCCCAGATTTTCGCGATCAAAAAGTAAATGTCTCGCTAAAAGTGCCTGAGGCCTGGCGTAGCTATTCGGGCATGGAATCAAAGGATGCCCATCTATTTATTGCGGACAATTATGATGTGCTGGTGGACTCGCCCATAGAGACGGGGATCAGTCAGCACAGAGCCTTCTCGGCAGACGGCCGCGACTACGAACTAGTGGTCTGGGGGGAGGGTAACTATGATCTCGATAAGATGGTGGAAGACCTTACCAAGCTTAGCGGCCAGGCCAAGGCGATTTGGTCAGGCTACCCCTTTAAGCGCTATGTCTATATGGTGCACGCCACCAGTGGTGCCAGCGGCGCGACCGAGCACCTGAACTCAACGGTTATCCAGCGCCCCCGCTTTAGCTTTCGTGAGCGCAAAGATTACCTCGGCTTTATCAAGACGGCTTCCCACGAGTTTATTCATACCTGGAACGTGAAGGCCTACCGCCCTCAGGGGCTGGTGCCCTACGATTATCAGCAGGAGGGGATCACCGAGCTCTTGTGGATCGCCGAAGGCTCGACCAGCTATTTTCAGAGTCAGCTTTTGTTGCGCGCCGGTGTGATCACGCCTAAGGAGTTCCTGGAAGATCTGGCCAGGCGTATCACGCGCAACGAGCAGACGCCGGGGCGCGAGGTGCAGTCTGTCGCCGAGGCCAGTGCCGGTCAGTGGGTGGCCGGTGGCGGCGATTATGCCCAGAACCACAGCAGTAACATCTATGCCGAAGGCTACCTGACCTCACTGGCACTGGACTTTAGCCTGCTGAGTGACACCCGACTCAAGACCTCCTATCGGGATCTGCATGCCAAACTATATCAAGATTTTAAGCTTCCGGTTGGGTACCAAGTTAGCGATGTGCAGCAGATTCTGCGTGAGCTGTCGGGCAAAGATTATGGCGACTGGTGGCAGCGTCATGTCAACAGCCCGCTGGTGCTGGACTATGAGGCCTTGCTGGCCAAGGCGGGACTGAAGAAAGATTATGGCAGTGATAATAAGGCGATCGCCTATGCCGGCATGCAGACTCGTGAAGGTAGTTTAAGACTCAGCCATGTTAAACGTGAGGGGCCAGCCTGGCGGGCAGGCATAGTAGCTGGCGATGAGCTGGTGGCGATAAATGGCCTTAAGGTCACCGCCGAAGGCTTTGCGGCGCGCATCAAAGACTTTACCCCGGGTGATACCATCAAGGTGACGCTCTTTAGCAACGATACCCTAAAAGAGGTGGCGCTGACGCTGGCGGAGCAGCCCAGTGAGAAGCTTAAGCTCGTTAGCGTCGATAAGCCGAGCCGGAAACAGAAAGCCTTCTTCAAGGCCTGGCTGGGAATTGATTGGCCTTTCGATGGCGAAGGTAAGCTGAAAAAATAA
- a CDS encoding tetratricopeptide repeat protein, with translation MRVFLYSLLLFFCCATSVNAAFSQLISKEVKFKESAPEFYQDAIASLSFPIEFASEVEFNHLADTQGFSSQELEQQLQWLARVYLEPGIGVDDAMEKAQQVMTQLEIIADTPYDRAYLLMLQGRKTGRDKQDYQLAITYYQQALAQLKASEDLPTQLLLHNIHYQLGDLYRITLQKNAALTHLNQYRELAYQLRDDYLIAKAESTLGHYYSGDEQFAKALQHYTEAIRLAEGLDKPFLNAILSLRLARVYRDLKSWDEALTYAHKAADGFTKVGKDNYLSSAMTVIAMVYGEQERWNQAIDYYLNAQQIDVRRGNLTAQALNLHNLGEAYFNNKEPKRALTNLIKANGLFLQKKSKHYLIYNDLLIAQVASQLGDWSMVNAYAAKAFVLAREKKLPEQMFEALQYKTRALKELGDIDKALAALEQLIALSQDLEHESQKPSDYSPSVLAEQQLKLQLSQLQASNKTQEKQAHQFRLAASIIFIVSMLLALAGINQWRGKSKLKRQLASLKQKVNQEPITQLPGYHGFIARMRQKNEIAQLALLSLDDGHTLDLNLGNDTYLEATARLMDTLSRGLAGEAYLIRPGLILLTLNEVNAHQALQERIRSLLDDQPQSQGTHFKLGCIKVPLLGNPDIKVTPDTYFNVLQMLVAGAMSLGTQKDCYVSITPLNFAPAAILSNPLYLHLEKGISRGLVKVECNENKALIQWPKWQGANDADPT, from the coding sequence ATGCGCGTATTTCTCTACAGTCTGCTGCTGTTCTTTTGCTGTGCGACCTCGGTCAATGCAGCCTTCAGCCAATTGATCAGCAAAGAGGTTAAGTTTAAAGAGTCGGCCCCCGAGTTTTACCAAGACGCCATCGCCAGCCTCTCCTTCCCCATCGAATTTGCCAGCGAAGTGGAATTCAACCACCTCGCCGATACCCAAGGCTTCAGTAGCCAGGAGCTGGAGCAGCAGCTACAGTGGCTGGCCCGTGTCTACCTGGAGCCGGGCATTGGGGTCGATGACGCCATGGAGAAGGCGCAGCAGGTGATGACCCAACTTGAGATCATCGCCGACACTCCCTACGACAGGGCTTACTTGCTGATGCTCCAGGGACGCAAGACAGGCCGAGATAAGCAAGATTACCAGCTGGCGATCACTTACTATCAACAGGCGCTGGCTCAGCTCAAGGCCAGCGAAGATCTGCCGACTCAGCTGCTGCTACACAACATTCATTATCAGCTTGGCGACCTCTATCGCATCACGCTACAGAAGAACGCCGCCCTCACCCACCTCAACCAATATCGCGAGCTGGCCTATCAGCTTAGAGACGACTACCTGATCGCCAAGGCCGAGTCGACACTGGGGCACTACTACAGCGGCGATGAGCAATTTGCCAAGGCGCTGCAACATTATACCGAGGCGATCCGCCTGGCCGAGGGACTGGACAAGCCCTTCCTCAACGCCATCTTGTCGCTGCGCCTCGCCCGCGTCTATCGGGATCTCAAGTCTTGGGATGAAGCCCTGACCTACGCCCACAAGGCCGCCGATGGTTTTACCAAGGTGGGTAAAGACAATTATCTGTCTAGCGCCATGACGGTGATCGCCATGGTGTATGGTGAACAGGAGCGCTGGAATCAGGCGATCGATTACTACCTCAATGCCCAGCAGATAGATGTCAGACGCGGTAACCTGACCGCCCAGGCCCTTAACCTGCACAACCTGGGCGAAGCCTATTTCAACAACAAGGAACCCAAGCGCGCCCTGACTAACCTTATCAAGGCTAACGGTTTGTTCCTGCAGAAGAAGAGCAAGCACTACCTGATCTATAACGATCTGCTGATCGCCCAAGTAGCCAGCCAACTCGGCGACTGGAGCATGGTCAACGCCTATGCCGCCAAGGCCTTCGTATTGGCCCGGGAGAAGAAACTGCCGGAGCAGATGTTTGAGGCGCTGCAATATAAGACCCGCGCCCTGAAGGAACTGGGCGACATCGACAAGGCCCTAGCGGCGCTGGAACAGCTTATCGCCCTGAGTCAGGACCTCGAACACGAGAGCCAGAAGCCCTCAGACTATAGCCCGAGTGTGTTGGCCGAGCAGCAGCTTAAGCTGCAGCTCAGTCAGCTGCAGGCATCAAACAAGACACAAGAGAAGCAGGCCCATCAGTTCAGGCTGGCCGCCAGCATCATCTTTATCGTGAGTATGCTGCTGGCACTGGCCGGCATCAACCAGTGGCGCGGTAAGAGTAAGTTGAAAAGGCAACTGGCAAGCCTAAAACAGAAAGTAAATCAGGAACCCATTACCCAGCTGCCTGGCTATCACGGTTTCATCGCCCGCATGCGACAGAAAAATGAGATTGCCCAGCTGGCGCTGCTCTCTCTCGATGACGGCCACACGCTGGATCTCAACCTGGGCAACGATACCTATCTCGAGGCCACCGCGCGTCTGATGGACACCCTGAGTCGAGGCCTAGCCGGAGAGGCTTATCTTATTCGTCCGGGCCTCATCCTGCTGACGCTTAACGAGGTAAACGCCCATCAAGCACTGCAGGAGCGGATCCGCAGCTTGCTCGATGACCAGCCACAGAGTCAGGGCACTCATTTCAAGCTGGGCTGCATCAAGGTGCCGCTACTTGGTAATCCGGACATCAAGGTGACGCCGGATACTTACTTCAATGTGCTGCAGATGTTGGTGGCAGGCGCCATGAGTCTGGGGACGCAAAAAGATTGTTATGTCAGTATCACACCACTGAATTTTGCACCGGCAGCAATTTTGTCTAACCCGCTATACTTACACTTGGAAAAAGGGATCAGCCGAGGATTGGTAAAGGTCGAATGTAATGAGAATAAGGCACTCATCCAATGGCCCAAATGGCAGGGAGCAAACGATGCAGACCCCACATAA
- a CDS encoding GGDEF domain-containing protein yields MKDAMTSLSQVSLLQQKLHSAKIALAELNDQKAQSQSSLLQFIGHLSLACKGQSIELDNKLAKLRHNLINVEHIDEVLPDLLEVEQLLKQQYHHVMGQLEDGRASLAKVIRQLQRVDSVPDKLKKEIAYYKQDLGKPFHTYWDYFPKVERLVGFFEAIMHEQLSQGDKLEVLPKHRQLAHELAQMISEIEFRKDQRDQVLVIKDYLAAEIDVDGLIDAYQTILSLLLENIALEKSASQEFLYALNDALSAVREVVNDSYNSNQRSYQLKKQLNREINSRVDNVGDAIIDIDDIDHLKLQVTEQLASIRTALGRKEALEQREQAMLRKSMETMRDELNELSKEANAYKERLFEQQKLNLLDTLTQLPNRAALEERMEQEFRNYQRHRHPLWVAVADIDHFKSINDNFGHSTGDKTLQVIAMALKNSLRESEFVARYGGEEFVLLIPDVSANDIEQLLNRVREKVKNIPFKFKNQRITVTVSIGAAQILENEQISETFERADAALYKAKHESRDRVIIDA; encoded by the coding sequence ATGAAAGACGCTATGACAAGCCTCTCCCAGGTATCGCTCCTTCAGCAGAAACTCCATTCTGCCAAAATCGCCTTGGCCGAACTCAACGATCAGAAGGCCCAGAGCCAGAGCTCACTGCTGCAATTTATCGGTCATCTCAGCCTCGCCTGCAAGGGTCAGAGCATAGAGCTGGACAACAAGTTGGCCAAGCTGCGCCACAACCTGATCAACGTCGAACATATCGACGAAGTCTTGCCGGATCTGCTCGAGGTCGAGCAGCTACTCAAGCAGCAGTACCACCATGTGATGGGGCAGCTCGAAGATGGCCGCGCCAGCCTCGCCAAGGTGATCCGTCAGCTACAGCGTGTGGACTCGGTACCGGACAAACTCAAGAAAGAGATCGCCTACTATAAACAAGATCTCGGCAAGCCGTTTCATACTTATTGGGATTACTTTCCTAAGGTAGAACGTCTGGTGGGCTTTTTCGAAGCCATCATGCATGAGCAGCTCAGCCAGGGCGACAAGCTAGAGGTTCTGCCGAAACACAGGCAGCTGGCCCACGAGCTGGCACAGATGATCTCTGAGATCGAGTTTCGTAAGGATCAGCGCGATCAGGTATTAGTGATCAAAGATTACCTGGCCGCCGAGATAGATGTCGACGGTCTAATCGACGCCTATCAAACAATACTCTCACTGCTGCTGGAAAATATTGCGCTGGAGAAGAGCGCCTCTCAGGAGTTCCTCTACGCCCTTAACGATGCCCTCTCAGCGGTGCGTGAGGTGGTGAATGACTCCTACAACAGCAACCAGCGCAGCTATCAGCTGAAGAAGCAGCTCAACCGTGAGATCAACTCGCGGGTCGACAATGTAGGCGATGCCATCATAGACATCGACGACATAGACCACCTCAAGCTGCAGGTCACTGAGCAATTAGCCTCTATCCGAACCGCCCTCGGGCGCAAGGAGGCGCTGGAGCAGCGCGAACAGGCGATGCTGCGCAAGTCGATGGAGACGATGCGCGACGAGCTCAACGAGCTAAGTAAAGAGGCCAACGCCTATAAAGAGCGTCTGTTCGAGCAGCAGAAACTCAACCTGCTCGACACCCTGACCCAGCTGCCCAATCGCGCGGCGCTGGAAGAGCGTATGGAGCAGGAGTTCCGCAACTATCAACGCCATCGTCATCCGCTATGGGTGGCGGTTGCCGACATAGATCACTTCAAATCCATCAACGATAACTTCGGCCACAGCACCGGGGATAAGACGCTTCAGGTGATCGCCATGGCACTGAAAAACTCCCTGCGTGAATCTGAGTTTGTGGCTCGTTACGGCGGTGAAGAATTTGTCCTCCTCATTCCGGATGTGTCGGCCAACGACATAGAGCAGCTGTTGAATCGCGTGAGGGAGAAAGTAAAAAATATTCCCTTTAAGTTTAAAAATCAGAGAATTACGGTTACAGTATCAATAGGTGCTGCACAAATTCTTGAAAACGAGCAGATAAGCGAAACCTTCGAACGCGCCGACGCAGCACTCTACAAGGCCAAACATGAAAGCAGAGACAGAGTGATTATTGACGCCTAA
- the ppnN gene encoding nucleotide 5'-monophosphate nucleosidase PpnN, whose translation MIVNISPRGSMDQLSQLEVDRLKQNASSELYQLFRSCSLAVLASGLKSDNACTLFEQYSNFNINVLRRERGIKIELVNPPEAAFVDGNIIAGIQEHLFAVLRDIVYLSDRYDNLKHINLTNSSHITNVVFDILRNAQVIPRQDPNLVVCWGGHSIDENEYQYTREVGYELGLRSMDICTGCGPGAMEGPMKGAAIGHAKQRVRTARYVGLTEPSIIAAEPPNQIVNELVILPDIEKRLEAFVRLGHGIVIFPGGAGTAEELLYLLGILLNKENANIPFPLVLTGPRESADYFTKIDEFVAATLGEEAQSKYEIVIDDPVRVARIMSHGMTVIKQHRRDTGDSYQYNWSLKIEPEFQLPFVPDHEIMSNLNLYYQPNKADLAANLRRAFSGIVAGNVKMDTMREIERSGPFELRGDKQLMKLMDTLLQAFVDQQRMKLPGSAYVPCYRIAT comes from the coding sequence ATGATCGTCAATATCAGTCCCAGAGGCAGTATGGATCAACTTTCCCAGCTGGAAGTTGATCGCCTCAAGCAAAACGCTAGCAGTGAACTCTATCAACTCTTTCGCAGCTGCTCCCTGGCGGTGCTCGCCTCAGGATTAAAAAGCGACAACGCCTGCACCCTGTTTGAGCAGTACAGTAACTTCAATATCAACGTGCTCAGGCGCGAGCGCGGCATCAAGATAGAGCTGGTCAATCCCCCCGAGGCCGCCTTCGTCGATGGCAACATCATCGCCGGGATCCAGGAGCATCTGTTTGCCGTCCTCAGGGATATCGTCTACCTCAGCGATCGCTACGACAACCTGAAACATATCAACCTGACCAACTCCAGCCATATCACCAACGTGGTGTTCGACATACTGAGAAATGCCCAGGTGATCCCCCGTCAGGATCCCAACCTAGTGGTCTGCTGGGGCGGCCACAGCATAGATGAAAACGAGTACCAGTACACCCGAGAGGTAGGTTACGAGCTGGGCCTGCGGAGCATGGATATCTGTACCGGCTGCGGCCCGGGTGCCATGGAGGGCCCCATGAAGGGCGCCGCCATCGGCCATGCCAAGCAGCGGGTACGCACCGCCCGCTATGTGGGTCTGACCGAGCCCAGTATCATCGCCGCCGAGCCCCCCAACCAGATAGTCAACGAGTTGGTGATCTTGCCCGATATCGAGAAGCGCCTCGAGGCCTTCGTGCGCCTGGGACACGGCATAGTGATCTTCCCCGGTGGCGCCGGCACCGCCGAGGAGCTGCTCTACCTGCTGGGCATCTTGCTTAACAAGGAAAATGCCAACATCCCCTTCCCCTTGGTGCTCACAGGCCCGAGGGAGAGCGCCGATTACTTTACCAAGATAGATGAGTTTGTCGCCGCCACCCTGGGCGAAGAGGCCCAGAGCAAGTATGAGATCGTCATCGATGACCCTGTGCGGGTGGCGCGGATCATGAGCCATGGCATGACGGTCATCAAGCAGCATCGCAGGGACACGGGCGATTCCTACCAGTACAACTGGTCGTTGAAGATAGAGCCCGAGTTTCAGCTGCCCTTCGTGCCGGATCATGAGATCATGAGCAACCTCAACCTCTACTACCAGCCCAACAAGGCGGATCTGGCGGCCAACCTGCGACGCGCCTTTTCTGGTATAGTGGCGGGCAACGTCAAGATGGACACCATGCGAGAGATAGAGCGCTCCGGCCCCTTCGAGCTCAGGGGCGACAAGCAGCTGATGAAGTTGATGGACACCCTGCTGCAGGCCTTCGTGGATCAGCAGCGCATGAAGCTGCCCGGCAGTGCCTATGTCCCCTGCTATCGGATCGCCACTTAA
- the xni gene encoding flap endonuclease Xni, with product MNRFLIIDGLNLVRRIHAAQPNENDVNGLPERVTSACRKLLSKHNPSHVTLVWDGDAISWRKKLYDDYKKGRKPMPEALSQALPALKQHLAERGFHSIDAIAEADDVIATLASKMVQAKGEAIIVSTDKGFTQLLSPQIQLWDHFNQQAITIEDRERQLGVDRSQFIDFLAMAGDSGNKIPGIPGIGPKSACELLKTFRTLANVYASLDKIGAKQAKKLEEGRALARLSYKLVQLQTDIPLNTRLANFRVELTAKA from the coding sequence ATGAACCGATTTTTAATCATAGATGGACTCAACCTGGTGCGGCGCATCCACGCCGCCCAGCCTAACGAGAACGATGTTAATGGCCTGCCGGAACGGGTCACCTCCGCCTGCCGTAAGCTGCTGAGCAAACACAACCCCAGCCATGTCACCCTGGTCTGGGATGGCGATGCCATCTCCTGGCGCAAGAAGCTCTATGACGACTATAAGAAGGGGCGCAAGCCCATGCCCGAGGCCTTGAGTCAGGCACTGCCCGCCCTTAAGCAGCACCTCGCCGAGCGTGGCTTTCACTCCATCGACGCCATTGCCGAGGCCGACGATGTTATCGCCACCCTGGCCAGCAAGATGGTACAGGCCAAGGGAGAGGCGATCATTGTCTCCACCGACAAGGGCTTTACCCAGCTGCTCTCTCCCCAGATACAGCTGTGGGATCACTTCAATCAACAGGCGATCACCATAGAAGATCGCGAGCGTCAGCTCGGCGTCGATAGGAGTCAGTTTATCGATTTTCTCGCCATGGCGGGCGACAGCGGCAACAAGATCCCCGGCATTCCGGGTATCGGCCCTAAGTCGGCCTGCGAGCTGCTAAAGACCTTCCGCACCCTGGCCAACGTCTACGCCTCTCTGGATAAGATAGGCGCCAAACAGGCCAAGAAGCTCGAAGAGGGACGGGCGCTAGCGAGATTGAGCTATAAATTGGTGCAACTGCAGACCGATATCCCCCTCAATACCCGCCTGGCGAACTTCAGGGTTGAGCTGACGGCCAAGGCGTAA
- a CDS encoding DUF3192 domain-containing protein — MKSKVPVIIGSIFAAYLAFVAVVVLVYEPTPDDMDWEDRQAYNNAKLTELSIGQPIEQIRTLMGKADFSEAKSSNQDTLQVLFYRTHHSKSDGETTRDECTPLLFKNNKLIAWGQDTYQQYLDSPVGG; from the coding sequence ATGAAATCTAAAGTTCCAGTGATCATAGGCTCAATCTTCGCGGCCTATCTGGCCTTTGTCGCCGTCGTCGTCCTGGTTTATGAACCCACGCCAGACGATATGGACTGGGAAGACAGACAGGCCTACAACAACGCTAAGTTAACCGAACTGTCCATAGGACAACCGATAGAACAGATCAGGACACTCATGGGTAAGGCCGATTTTTCCGAGGCCAAGAGCAGCAATCAAGATACCCTACAGGTGCTCTTCTATCGCACCCATCACAGCAAGTCGGACGGCGAGACCACCCGCGACGAATGTACCCCGCTACTGTTTAAGAACAACAAGCTGATCGCCTGGGGCCAGGACACCTATCAGCAATATCTCGACTCTCCCGTCGGCGGCTAA
- a CDS encoding methyltransferase family protein, with protein sequence MTETDSKGASVRVPPPLIFIFSMGLALALDWHYPMGLTSHPIGQIAGAALLLATSLVLLHIMLIFRRRQTAIEPWKPTSSIITSGYYRFSRNPIYVAFCGFPIGLGLLLASPWLLLSTLPACLGVYWLAIRREEAYLLAKFPKEYGAYLKSVRRWL encoded by the coding sequence ATGACAGAAACCGACAGCAAGGGCGCCAGCGTCAGGGTGCCGCCGCCCTTGATCTTTATCTTCTCCATGGGGCTGGCATTGGCGTTAGATTGGCACTATCCCATGGGGCTGACGAGTCACCCCATAGGTCAGATAGCCGGTGCTGCCTTGCTGCTGGCAACTAGCTTAGTCTTGCTACATATAATGCTCATCTTCAGGCGACGTCAGACTGCCATCGAGCCCTGGAAGCCTACCTCCAGCATCATCACCTCTGGCTATTATCGCTTTAGCCGAAATCCTATCTATGTGGCTTTCTGCGGCTTTCCCATTGGATTAGGGCTCTTGTTAGCCTCGCCCTGGCTATTGCTCAGCACCTTGCCTGCCTGTCTTGGGGTCTATTGGCTTGCGATCCGCCGCGAGGAGGCCTACCTGCTGGCAAAGTTTCCTAAGGAGTATGGGGCGTATTTAAAGAGTGTCAGGCGCTGGTTATAA